Within Conexibacter woesei DSM 14684, the genomic segment CGCGAGGCGTACACGATGCTCGAACGGCTCTCCGCCCTCCCCTGCGCGCACGCGCGCTGGCACGAGCTGACCGACGGCGACCGCACGCGCGTGGCGCTGGCGCACGCGCTCGTGCGCCGGCCGCGGCTGCTGCTCGCCGACGAGCCGACCGCGAACCTCAACCTGATCGAGCGCGAGCGGATGCTGACGCTGCTGCGCGCGGTTGCGGAGGACGCGGGCGTCGCGGTCGTGATGACGGCGCCCGACGCGCCAAACCTGCTGCAGGCGCACCGCATCATGGGGATCGACCGCGGGCGCCTGATCAAGCCGCGCTCCGAGCAGCCGGGCGCGCTGCTGGCGTTCCCCGGCGGCGGCCGGCGCGCCCACGGCGGCGTCTGACCGCCGCCGGCATGCGGCTGCGCAACCTGCTCTTCCTGTCAGCTCAGCGGACGCGCTCGCACGCGCTGCAGGAGCTGCTCGCGCTCGCCGGGATCGCCGTCGGCGTCGGGCTCGTCTTCGCCGTCCTGGTCGCGAACGCCAGCGTCGCCGGCTCGGTGCGCGAGCTGGCGAGAGGGATCGTCGGCGACGGCACGCTGCAGCTCACCGCGCGCGGCACGCGCGGGCTCGACGCCGGCGTGGCGCGCGACGTCGCGCGGCTGCCGGAGGTCGCGACGAGCGCCGCGATGATCGAGACGCGCGTCGAGCTGCGCGGCCCGCGCGGGTCGCGCACGACGACGCTGCTCGGCGCCGACGGCGACGCCGGCGCGGTCGGCGGGCCGCTGTTGCGCGAGCTGGCGCCGCCGCGACCGGCGCTCAGCGAAGCGGTCGCGCTGACGTCGAGCACGGCGCGGGATCTCGGCGTGCGGGCCGGCGAGCGGGTGCGCGTGACGGCCGCCGGGCACAGCCGCGAGGCGCCCGTCGCTGTCGTGCTCGGCCGCGACCGGATCGGGTCGCTCGCCGGCAGCCCGCTCGTGCTCGCGCCGCTCGGCTTCGCGCAGCGCCTCGCCGGTCTGCGCGGCCGCGTCACGCGGGTGCTGGCGGAGCCGCGGCCGGGTCGCGCCACGGCGCTGCGCGCGCGGCTGGAGCGACTCGCCACCGGCGATGTCACGACCGGCACCGAGGAGGCACGTCGGCTCGGGCACGCGATGGGTCCCAACGACCGCGCGACAGCGCTGTTCGCGGCCGTCAGTGCCCTCGTCGGGCTGCTGCTGGCGTTCAACGCGATGCTGCTGACGGTGCCGGAGCGGCGCCGCTTCATCTCCGACCTGCGCGTCGACGGGCTCGGCGACGCGACGGTCGTGCGGCTCGTCGTCGTCGACGCGCTCGTGCTCGGCACGGCCGCCTCCGCAGTCGGGCTGCTGCTCGGCGAGCTGCTGTCGCGTTCCGTCTTCGACGCGGTCCCCGGCTACATCGCGCTTGCGTTCACCGTCGGCGAGCAGCGCGTCGTGACCGCCGCGGCGCTGCTCGTCGCGGTCGGCGGCGGAATCGCCGCGACGGTCCTCGCCGCGCTGCGCCCGCTCGCCGACGTCGCCTCGCGACGGCCGCTCGACGCCGTCCGTCGCGACGAGGAGCGCGGCGACGACGGCCGTCTGCCGCGCCGCCGACTGCTCGCGTGCGGCGTCGCCACGGGCGCCGCCGCGACACTGCTGCTGGCGCTCGCTCCGGCGACCGCGCTCGCGGTGTTCGGGCTGCTCGTCGTGGCGATGGGGCTGACGATCCCGGCGGCCCTTGCCGGCGTGCTGCGGCTGCTGCGGCTGCTCAGCCGCCGCCTCCGCAGCCCGGTGCTCGTCGTCTCGCTCGGCGAGCTGCGCGCCTCGCCGACCCGCTCGCTCGCGCTCGCCGCGACCGCTGCGCTCGCCGTCTTCGGCAGCGTCGCAGTCGAGGGCTCGCACCGCGACCTGCTCGACGGGATCGACAGCGACGCGCGCGGGATGAGCGGCCAGGCCGACCTGTGGGTGATGGGCGCGCAGCCTGACAACGCGCTGCTGACGGCCGACTTCCGGCTCTCCGGCCGCCGTCTCGCCGCGCTTGCGCAGGTGCCGGGCGTGGCCGCGCTGCGGCCGTATCGCGCGGCGCTGCTCGACGTCGACGGCGCGCGCGCGTGGGTGCTCGGCCCGCCGGCCGACGGGGCGCCGCCGCTGCTGCGCAGCCAGCTCGCCGTCCCCGGCCAGCTTGCGGTCGCGACGCGGCGGCTGCGCGCGGGCGGCTGGGTCGCGCTGTCGCGCGAGCTGGTCGAGCGGCGTGGGCTGCGCGTCGGCGACGCGGTGTCGCTGCCGACCCCACGCGCCGTGCCGCTGCGACTCGCGGCCGTGCTGACGAACATCGCCTGGAGCGGCGGCGGGGCGGTGATGGGCGGCGAGGACTTCCGTCGCGCGTGGGGCGGCGCGCGCGTCGGCGCGCTCCAGATCGAGCTGGCGCCCGGCGCGGCAGCGGGCGCGACGGCGGCCGCGCTTCGGCGCGCGCTCCCGCCCGGCGCGGGCCTGCGGGTCGCGACGGCGGCGCAGCGGCGGCGGCTGATGACAGGGACGGCGGCGCAGGGGCTCGACCGCCTCACGCAGATCGCCGCGCTCGTGCTGATCGCCGGCGCGCTCGCGCTCGCCGCGGCGCTCGGCGCGGTCGCGTGGGCGCGGCGTCCGCGCCTGGCGGCGCTGAAGCTGACCGGCTTCGGCGACGGCGCCGTCTGGCGGGCGCTGCTGCTGGAGAGCGCGATCGTGCTCGGCGTCGGCTGCTCGATCGGCGTCGCGTTCGGTCTCGCGGGCCAGTACGTGCTGACGTACTGGCTGCGGGTCGTCGCGGGCTTCCCGACCTCCTACGCGGTCGCCGGCTGGCTGGCGCTGGCCGTCTTCGCGGGCGTGACCGCGGTCGCCGGCGCGATCGCCGCGCTGCCGGGCTGGGCCGCCGCACGCGTGTCGCCGCTGCTGAGCACGCGCGAGGAGTGAGGGGTCAGCTCAGCCGCACCGCGAGCGAGCGGGCGGCCGCGACGACCAGCTCGCGGTCGTGTGTCAGGACGAAGTCGAAGCTGCGCTCGCGGTCGGCGACGTCGTCGCCGCGGTCACGGCCGACGAGCGCGGCAGCGTAGTGCGGCGAGAGCACGACGACGCTCCACTCGCGCCGCAGCGGGTCGTCCTCGGCGACGTCGGTCCCGTGCACGCCGCGGGCCGGCTGCGCGGCTATTCCGGCGCCGAGGACCGCGACGAGCGTCGCCTCGTCCGCGAGCTTGCGGTAGCGCTCGCGCGTGCGGCCCGCGAACCGCGACGCGTCCTGGAAGCCGGCGAGCACGATCGCGCCGGCGCCGATGCCGCGCGCGGCGCGTTCGAGGTGGCGGCTCATCGACGTCAGCAGCGGGACGCGCCCGGTCCGCGCCGGGCGCGCGGCGCTCAGCAGCTCGAACGGCGTGCCGCTCGGCGCGCTGCGGCGCTGCTCGGGATGCAGGCCGCTGGCGACGCCGGCCTCGCGCTGAGCCGACTGGTCGGGGATGTCGCCGGGGCGGCCCCACAGCCAGCCCTGGCCGAGCGTCGCCCCGACGCCGCGCGCCTGCTCCAGCTCGGCCTCGGTCTCGATCCCCTCCGCGACGATCGCCGCGCCGGTCCGCTCCTGCTCCGCCCACACCGCGGTCGCGACGTCGGCGAGCGCGGGACTGCCCGCGGCGCTGGCGGCGCGCATGTCGAGCTTGATCGCGTCGGGCGCGACGAGCGGCAGCACCGCGAGCGAGTCGCGGTCGGCGCCGACGTCGTCGAGCACGACGGTCCAGCCGCGGTCGCGGCAGGCGTCCGCGGCGCGCACCAGCTCGCGCGGCTGCGAGCGCAGCGCCGCGGCGGGCAGCTCGACGGCGACCGACAGCGACTCCTCCGCCCGACGCCACAGCTCCGGCGCGCGGCCGTCGCCGTTGGCGGTGCCGCCGACGGCCTCGGGCTCCATGTTCACGAACAGCGTCGTCGAGCGGTCGAGGCCGGCGTCGAGCGCGCCGGAGACGGCGGCGAGGCGGCACTCCCAGTCGACCTGCGAGACGAGCCCGGCGCGGCGCGCCGCCGACAGCAGCGCGTCGGGGCGCTCCAGCTCGCCGCCCTGCGGGCCACGTGCGAGCGCCTCGTAGCCGATCACTCCGCCGCTCTCCAGCTCGTAGACCGGCTGGTAAACGGCGCTGACGAGTATCCCCGGTTCATCAGTCATTGCCAGCGCTATCGGCCGCTCGCGCGCGAGACCTTAGCGACGAAATTCCGGTGTGTCAGCTCACGTGCGCTGGGTGCTCGCGCGCACCCGCAGCCGCGACGGGACGATCCGCGGCGCCTCCGGCCGCTCCCCCTCTGTCAGCGCGACGAGCAGTGCCGCCGCGGCGGCACCCTGCAGCTCGGGCTGGAGGTCGATCGCGGTGATCGGCGGGTCGCCCTCGGCCGCCTGGTGGCTGTCGATCCCGCCGGCGACGAGCAGGTCCTGTGGGATCCGCAGGCCGCGCTCGCGCGCCGCCCGCACGACGCCGGTCGCGTAGCGCTCGGCGAGCGCGATGATCGCGTCCGGCCGGTCTGGGCGGTCGAGCAGCGCGCAGGCGCGGTCGTAGGCGCTCGTCTCGAGGTGGCGCAGGCTCGTCGGCTCGACGATCGGCGTGCGCTCGTGCTCCTCGCACCAGGCGCGGTAGGCCTGCTCGTTGTCGGCCGACCACGACCACGTCGAGTCGGCGCTCAGCAGCGCAATCCGCCTGCCGCCGGCGGCCGCGACGTGGTCGAGCAGCAGCCGCATGTTGCCGCGGTTGTCGCCCTCGACGTACCAGCGATGGTCGGGGCGGCCGAGGTCGCGCTCGATCGTCACGAT encodes:
- a CDS encoding ATP-binding cassette domain-containing protein, encoding MPLLALAGVAKRYTQGSRSHVALDDLALDVESGDFVAIWGSSRSGKTTLLRVAAGLERPDAGTVTYGGADVARLSRRRRADLLLREIGCVWQTGRITRGLSVVDHVALPRLRDVSHVHARREAYTMLERLSALPCAHARWHELTDGDRTRVALAHALVRRPRLLLADEPTANLNLIERERMLTLLRAVAEDAGVAVVMTAPDAPNLLQAHRIMGIDRGRLIKPRSEQPGALLAFPGGGRRAHGGV
- a CDS encoding FtsX-like permease family protein, producing MRLRNLLFLSAQRTRSHALQELLALAGIAVGVGLVFAVLVANASVAGSVRELARGIVGDGTLQLTARGTRGLDAGVARDVARLPEVATSAAMIETRVELRGPRGSRTTTLLGADGDAGAVGGPLLRELAPPRPALSEAVALTSSTARDLGVRAGERVRVTAAGHSREAPVAVVLGRDRIGSLAGSPLVLAPLGFAQRLAGLRGRVTRVLAEPRPGRATALRARLERLATGDVTTGTEEARRLGHAMGPNDRATALFAAVSALVGLLLAFNAMLLTVPERRRFISDLRVDGLGDATVVRLVVVDALVLGTAASAVGLLLGELLSRSVFDAVPGYIALAFTVGEQRVVTAAALLVAVGGGIAATVLAALRPLADVASRRPLDAVRRDEERGDDGRLPRRRLLACGVATGAAATLLLALAPATALAVFGLLVVAMGLTIPAALAGVLRLLRLLSRRLRSPVLVVSLGELRASPTRSLALAATAALAVFGSVAVEGSHRDLLDGIDSDARGMSGQADLWVMGAQPDNALLTADFRLSGRRLAALAQVPGVAALRPYRAALLDVDGARAWVLGPPADGAPPLLRSQLAVPGQLAVATRRLRAGGWVALSRELVERRGLRVGDAVSLPTPRAVPLRLAAVLTNIAWSGGGAVMGGEDFRRAWGGARVGALQIELAPGAAAGATAAALRRALPPGAGLRVATAAQRRRLMTGTAAQGLDRLTQIAALVLIAGALALAAALGAVAWARRPRLAALKLTGFGDGAVWRALLLESAIVLGVGCSIGVAFGLAGQYVLTYWLRVVAGFPTSYAVAGWLALAVFAGVTAVAGAIAALPGWAAARVSPLLSTREE
- a CDS encoding sensor domain-containing phosphodiesterase; translated protein: MTDEPGILVSAVYQPVYELESGGVIGYEALARGPQGGELERPDALLSAARRAGLVSQVDWECRLAAVSGALDAGLDRSTTLFVNMEPEAVGGTANGDGRAPELWRRAEESLSVAVELPAAALRSQPRELVRAADACRDRGWTVVLDDVGADRDSLAVLPLVAPDAIKLDMRAASAAGSPALADVATAVWAEQERTGAAIVAEGIETEAELEQARGVGATLGQGWLWGRPGDIPDQSAQREAGVASGLHPEQRRSAPSGTPFELLSAARPARTGRVPLLTSMSRHLERAARGIGAGAIVLAGFQDASRFAGRTRERYRKLADEATLVAVLGAGIAAQPARGVHGTDVAEDDPLRREWSVVVLSPHYAAALVGRDRGDDVADRERSFDFVLTHDRELVVAAARSLAVRLS
- a CDS encoding LacI family DNA-binding transcriptional regulator, translating into MSRPAAPRVTIRDVAAAAGVSVTTVSHSLNGKGAVDPATRARVKQVAAQLGYRASRAAQALRAGRSGTIAFVIPSVGAVAEEREMLSLDYYMQLASAAARVAFTRRHPLLLPPPIETLDDLRELGVDGAILCDPARDDPRIALFEELGLPIVTIERDLGRPDHRWYVEGDNRGNMRLLLDHVAAAGGRRIALLSADSTWSWSADNEQAYRAWCEEHERTPIVEPTSLRHLETSAYDRACALLDRPDRPDAIIALAERYATGVVRAARERGLRIPQDLLVAGGIDSHQAAEGDPPITAIDLQPELQGAAAAALLVALTEGERPEAPRIVPSRLRVRASTQRT